Part of the Thermodesulfovibrionales bacterium genome, ACTTACCTCAACCTCGATCGTCACAAAGCCGGAAGTGGTAGAGGAAAGTCTCATCGTCGCTATGCCGGCGCCATTCGTCACGGCGCTGGTTGAAGCGGCTGTTTTTATGCTACTTGTTTTAGCGGACGCAGGGCTAAAGGTTCCGGTAAGAGAGAGGTTTGTGAAAGTAACTTGAGTGAACGGGACAGGCATTCCATTGCCATCGAGGACCTTCGCCTCAAGCGAAATGGATGAGTTCGTCTGTGCGACAGACTGAGAGGGAAAGAGTTGAACGAGAGAGGCTGTACCGGGATTCTCTCCCGCAGGTACGACACTATTGCTGGCACTGTTGCCGCAGCTGTTCGCACCGAGGGATAATGCCAGCAACGCCACTAGTAAAAAGATTTTTTTCATCTTATCCTCCGGAATCTAAGTTCATCCGCAATAATTAAAGCTGCCTATCTGAAAGTTCGTCTGTGTCTGCCAGGTAAAACTCTTCCCGAACTCGTTATGCCCAACAAACGTGTACGTTGCCGTATAGTTGTTCAGGATATTCGTCGTATACTGACCGCTCTGGATATCCGAGAGGTATTTGAATTTGCGCGTCAGGTCTACGAGAATGAGGGTCGCCGTCGTTACCGCTGTCGCACCTGCAGAAGCGGGCGTAGTTGGGGGAGCGATGGCGATGGTATTAAATACCGTATCCGACTCGATAGGCGGCGCGCCTATGGAATCGTTGGAGCGCCGGTAATCGATGGTATAGTAATCGACGAAGAGTGTTCCGAGCTGGAAGGTAGAACGGTTGTTTATGGGACTCACCGTGAAAGTGACGGTTGCGAGGTGGTCCGCGAAAAATTCAAAGACCGGAGGAGGCCCGGCCTCGCAGACCTGTTGCACGACATCGACTGAATAGGTGGCTGCGCCATTGTAGAAAGGCACGGCAGTGATTTCCGCAGTCACCCCTGTGTCCTCTGAACCGGTGCTCCCCGGCTGTCCCGGGCCGCTGCTGCCGCACCCGAAGACAAGCATGGACAAAAACAATGAACAGCACATGAACAATACCAATGACTTCCTATTCATTTTTCCTCCTTCAGTCATTCTCTCTATAACCAATAATCCGTGCATACGTATAGTCTCGATCATTGCGCCTACGGTCTCTCGAGTATCTTCGGCGTTATGAATATGAGAAGCTCCTGCACATGTGTTTGCGGCGCGATACTCTTAAAGAGCCATCCGAGAACAGGGATATTCATGAGGCCCGGAACTCCCGTATTCGCATCTGTTTCTGTTTTCTTGTAAACACCGCCGATAACCAGCGTCTCCCCGCTCTGGACGAGAACTGTCGTCCCACTCTCTATCTTCGATGTCCTCGGCACGAGAGATCCACCGATATTGACTTGCCCGATAACATCTTCTTTCCTCACGAGAACCGCCATGCTGACCGAACCGGCTGGGGTTATATGGGGTGTCACCTCGGTGATAAGCACGACATCTTTGTAATCGGTCGTTATCTGGCCCGACTGTGGCTCGACCTTCGGATAGGGTTCGCTCGTGCCCTGCATTATCCTCGCCAGGATATTATCGGTCGTAACAACCCTCGGGTTAGAGATTATTCTGCTCCTGCCGACCTTCTCGAGGGCATCGATCTGTAGGTCAAGACCGACCGTCTTTGATGGATTCATCAATCCGAAAGTGAAACCTGAACCCGAACCCGCGGCGGATGCGCCGGAAGGAAGGTCGACCAGGAATGGCTGGCCGGTGAACACACCTTTGGTGAGGGAAGGGAAACCCGTGAAAGCCGCGAGGGCGTTCGATGCACTTATCGATAACCCCCATTGTATACCCAGTGCCTTCACATCATCCGTATTTACTTCAACGATCCTCGCCTCGATCATCACCTGGGGAGTGGGCCTGTCGAGGGTCTTGAGGAGATCTTCCACCCTCACGATGGCCGATCGGGTATCCGTAATGACCAGGGAACTCGTCCTCTTGTCGATACTCATGCTCCCCCTGGGACTGAGTATCTTTGCATCTTTAATCGAGTCCCTTACCCGTTCCATGTCGCCGTAGCTAATGGGGAAGATTATCGTTTCGAGATCCTCCGCCCTTATTTCAGCCTCTTTTGCTCGGGCCCTTTCCTCGCTCTCTCTCGCAAAGACGGCATGAGGCGCTATCCGTATGATATTGCCTTCCACACTCTCGCCGAGGGAGAAGGTTCTCAGGATGATATCAAGAGCCTGGTCCCACGGCACATTTATCAGTTTCAGGGTGAGCCTGCCTTTGACCTCCGGGCTCACGACTATGTTATATCCGCTGATGTCTGAGAGGAGCCTGAATATCGGTACGATATCCGCATCCTGAAAATCGAGGGATATCCTCTCTCCCGTGTACCTTCCCTCAGCGATGGTTTCGGGTACCTTTGTTTCGATAACCTCGCCGGTGTTCTGGGAGGCGGTCATCTTCTGACCGTTTTTCTTTTCCTGCATCGCCGTCTTCTTCTGCTCCGGTTCCTTCTGTTCGCGAGGAACTTCCGGTCTGGCAACGGCCATCCCGGTGCCGCTGCCCTGAATGGCAACGACGACGCTATTGCCAACGGATGTGACATCGAACCCCTTCATCTCCCTGAGGTCCAGAACGAGTCTCGTCCTGTCTTTGTGCTTTCCGGCCCTCACTCCCTTGACAGGGCTGATAACGGTCGAAGGCATTCTCGCCTTCAGAGTCACGTCAGGGATATCGATGACAATCCTATCCTTCAGAGTGAAGACCGCAGGGTTCATGGACCCGTCGCCCTTTATGATGAGATTGACAACCCCGTCCTTCTGGGTGAAGTAGATATCGGTAATCTCTGTCGCTCTCGATGAAGGAGCGGTTTCTTCCGCATTCCGGCTCACCTCTTGTTTCTGGGCCCCAACGCTTTCGTCGCTGGTTCCCTGCGCCCCGGCCTTCTCATCAGGATCCGGTCCGCCAACAGGGCCCCCGGCAGTTATCGGGTCGGAGGGCGGCGCTCCCGCGGCCATCGCTCTCACCCGCTCCCCGTTTCCTTTCACTCTCAGGGTGAGGGTGTTATCATGATAAAGCGGTTCTACGTCGAGAGGAGCCTGGAGCAGGACCTCGATCTTCGTCATAGTCTTCGGCGATACCGTTTCAGTGGCCGAGACCTCTGAGAAACCTGCATGTCGTGAAACTATCCGGTCCTTGAACTGGCCGACGCTCACATCGGGCATATCAATCGTAAGCCGGTAAGGGTCGGAGGGTTTGTAGATGGAGTATACGAAGGGACCACTCGCCTTTATCTCAAGGAGGTCATCTCCTATCGTGATATCTGTTATAACCGGAACTGCCGCTGAGGGGGGATCCTGCCTGACCCCGCCCGAACTCGCACATCCCCCCAGGATACTCATCATGGTTATAATCGATGCCAGGATAATAATTTTCGTCTTCATTCTCCCTCCTCCTTACGGAGTTTCAATATTGTATCCTTGTGTTGCAATTCACCCTTATAATCTTTCATCGTCTCCCTCACGACGACGCTGTTCTCGTCTATCCTGATGACCTTGCCTCCGTATGCACCGAGCGTCATGCCCTCTCTGACAGTGTAGTATTTGTTGTCGGTGAATTGAACCATCGCAAAGTGTTTCTTCTTGTCCCAGGCGATCGCGAGCACCTTTATCGCGCTCAGGTCGTTCGCCTCGAGGGGCTTCAGTCCCTTTTTCTTCTTCTCGGCCTCCTGTTCCTTTTTTGACGCATCGATGATGGAAAGAAACGGGTCTCTCCTTCCCTTCGGGTCATACAGGTAGGTCTCAGACTCAACCTTTGTTTCCTCCTTCTGCGCGGCAACCACCTCACTCTTCTGCGGCTCGGTTGCCGCAGACTTACGGACCTGCTTCTGCTCCGTCTGACCGGCGGGTTTCTGCTGTTCCTGCCCGCAGGCGAAGAGCGATATCGCAAGAATGATTATTGCCGCCAGAACCCTCGCCATCTATTTGCCCTTATCCTTTTTCGCGGCTGCCCCTTTTGCCGCGATTTCGCTTTCCGGAATTGCCGAGAATGTGGTCGCCTTGAAGGCGATTTTATCGATCGCTTCATCTCTTTGGGACTTCGGATCGCTAATCTTAATGTCGGAGATATTCACGATCCTGTTCAGCTTCGTAAGGCTGCTGAAAAATATGCCGAGGCTGTGGTACCCCCCGGAGAGTTCGACCGAGACAGGGATTTCATAAATAATCCCACCGGGATAATCTTTCTTCTGCTCGGGCTTCCATGAAAGGATTTTTAACCCCGACCTGATACCGAGGTCGGACACCTGCTTCAGCAGCCCCGAGACCTCTTTCTCCTCGGGCAGCTGTAATTTCAGTTCCTCAAGCCTCTTTTTCAGTTGTTCGTTCTCGATCTTCAGCGTCGAGAGTCTCGCTGCCTTCGCACGGTCCTTTGCTATTTCATTCTCCTGGTTCGTTATTTCGGCCCTGAGTTTCTGGATCTCCTGGTATTTCGGGAGTATCAAAAAGAAGCAGACGAGAAAAGCGATGATGAAGGCGA contains:
- the pilQ gene encoding type IV pilus secretin PilQ; this translates as MKTKIIILASIITMMSILGGCASSGGVRQDPPSAAVPVITDITIGDDLLEIKASGPFVYSIYKPSDPYRLTIDMPDVSVGQFKDRIVSRHAGFSEVSATETVSPKTMTKIEVLLQAPLDVEPLYHDNTLTLRVKGNGERVRAMAAGAPPSDPITAGGPVGGPDPDEKAGAQGTSDESVGAQKQEVSRNAEETAPSSRATEITDIYFTQKDGVVNLIIKGDGSMNPAVFTLKDRIVIDIPDVTLKARMPSTVISPVKGVRAGKHKDRTRLVLDLREMKGFDVTSVGNSVVVAIQGSGTGMAVARPEVPREQKEPEQKKTAMQEKKNGQKMTASQNTGEVIETKVPETIAEGRYTGERISLDFQDADIVPIFRLLSDISGYNIVVSPEVKGRLTLKLINVPWDQALDIILRTFSLGESVEGNIIRIAPHAVFARESEERARAKEAEIRAEDLETIIFPISYGDMERVRDSIKDAKILSPRGSMSIDKRTSSLVITDTRSAIVRVEDLLKTLDRPTPQVMIEARIVEVNTDDVKALGIQWGLSISASNALAAFTGFPSLTKGVFTGQPFLVDLPSGASAAGSGSGFTFGLMNPSKTVGLDLQIDALEKVGRSRIISNPRVVTTDNILARIMQGTSEPYPKVEPQSGQITTDYKDVVLITEVTPHITPAGSVSMAVLVRKEDVIGQVNIGGSLVPRTSKIESGTTVLVQSGETLVIGGVYKKTETDANTGVPGLMNIPVLGWLFKSIAPQTHVQELLIFITPKILERP
- a CDS encoding pilus assembly protein PilP is translated as MARVLAAIIILAISLFACGQEQQKPAGQTEQKQVRKSAATEPQKSEVVAAQKEETKVESETYLYDPKGRRDPFLSIIDASKKEQEAEKKKKGLKPLEANDLSAIKVLAIAWDKKKHFAMVQFTDNKYYTVREGMTLGAYGGKVIRIDENSVVVRETMKDYKGELQHKDTILKLRKEEGE
- the pilO gene encoding type 4a pilus biogenesis protein PilO gives rise to the protein MALKLNFDIKGLSARAKIIALAVVAFIIAFLVCFFLILPKYQEIQKLRAEITNQENEIAKDRAKAARLSTLKIENEQLKKRLEELKLQLPEEKEVSGLLKQVSDLGIRSGLKILSWKPEQKKDYPGGIIYEIPVSVELSGGYHSLGIFFSSLTKLNRIVNISDIKISDPKSQRDEAIDKIAFKATTFSAIPESEIAAKGAAAKKDKGK